A genomic region of Raphanus sativus cultivar WK10039 chromosome 6, ASM80110v3, whole genome shotgun sequence contains the following coding sequences:
- the LOC108807681 gene encoding F-box/kelch-repeat protein At3g17530-like codes for MVMTTDLPFDLENKILARVPKKSPSQWQTVCKRWYTLRQDLLAQKHLAQAGREFILLLNTSVFSTVINLQEIHHSLDDPSMEFGGKLGSLQDSDDLKIHDIFYCKGLILCTMVGNQTLVVCNPCNGETRYVEPRTSYHQNDLYALGYKGGKSSCINSYKILRYCRYCNMQLRRTVSEFELYDFISDSWRVLDVDKHDSDISARGVSVKGNTYWVAKKKDDQFILSFDFTRERFGFLPLPYESADPGDFVNYEHEDTAVLSVVRDEQLSVLHQYLHIDSFEMKIWVSNQINTKKVSWSEFLVVDVVLLNVVSFVLDEEHKVAVCCSTDKDDSEEECTNISIIGENIQRHVYGEGIIDGSYSWPHLMNYVPSAVHVVKKSTRKSKRKRITRRDEPKEGISGRSVEETKVTPREKPIAYRSFYPKKV; via the exons ATGGTGATGACGACCGACCTTCCATTTGATCTGGAAAACAAGATCCTCGCCCGTGTTCCGAAGAAGTCTCCATCACAATGGCAAACTGTGTGTAAACGATGGTATACTCTACGCCAAGATCTCCTCGCCCAGAAGCACTTGGCTCAAGCAGGAAGAGAGTTCATCTTATTGTTGAATACTAGTGTTTTTTCAACAGTCATCAACCTCCAAGAGATTCATCACAGCCTTGATGATCCGTCCATGGAGTTTGGAGGTAAACTTGGATCTTTACAAGATTCAGatgatttaaaaatacatgatattttttattgCAAGGGTTTGATCTTGTGCACTATGGTGGGAAACCAAACGCTCGTGGTTTGCAACCCTTGTAACGGTGAAACTAGGTATGTAGAACCTAGGACATCTTATCACCAAAATGATTTATATGCTCTTGGATACAAAGGCGGCAAGTCTTCTTGTATTAATAGCTACAAGATCCTGAGGTATTGTCGTTATTGCAACATGCAACTGAGGCGTACGGTTTCCGAGTTTGAACTGTATGATTTTATTTCTGACTCGTGGAGGGTTTTAGATGTTGATAAGCATGATTCGGACATATCTGCTCGTGGGGTGTCTGTGAAAGGAAACACTTACTGGGTTGCTAAAAAAAAGGACGACCAGTTCATTCTCAGTTTCGATTTCACAAGAGAGAGGTTTGGGTTTCTCCCTCTCCCATATGAGAGTGCTGATCCTGGTGATTTCGTGAATTATGAGCATGAAGATACCGCTGTTCTGTCAGTTGTTAGAGACGAACAACTCTCGGTGTTACATCAATATCTTCATATAGATTCATTCGAGATGAAGATATGGGTGAGCAATCAGATTAACACCAAAAAGGTGTCCTGGAGCGAGTTCTTGGTAGTGGACGTTGTGTTGCTAAATGTTGTCAGCTTCGTCTTGGACGAGGAGCATAAAGTGGCAGTGTGTTGTAGTACAGACAAGGATGATAGTGAAGAAGAGTGTACCAACATTTCCATCATTGGAGAGAATATACAAAGACATGTCTATGGTGAAGGGATTATAGATGGATCATATTCATGGCCACATCTCATGAATTACGTTCCGAGCGCTGTTCACGTTGTGAAGAAGAGTACGCGCAAAAGCAAAAGGAAACGAATTACAAGGAG GGATGAACCGAAGGAGGGCATTTCTGGAAGAAGCGTTGAGGAAACAAAAGTCACACCCAGAGAAAAACCTATAGCATATCGAAGTTTCTATCCCAAAAAGGTTTAG
- the LOC108810596 gene encoding uncharacterized protein LOC108810596: MPTLQGSLPPELANNVVRLYRECLRRATFIGKQQHNTELVVGMVRQQFKKHMNETDPEKIQKLKDDAARGLINHMLFESEKLTGRKVSQRS, encoded by the exons ATGCCGACTCTACAAGGCTCTCTGCCTCCTGAGCTCGCTAACAATGTGGTTAGG TTGTACCGTGAATGTCTTCGTAGAGCTACATTCATTGGTAAGCAG CAACACAACACTGAGCTGGTGGTTGGTATGGTGAGGCAACAATTTAAGAAACACATGAATGAGACAGACCCCGAGAAGATTCAGAAGTTAAAGGATGA TGCTGCTCGTGGACTCATCAATCACATGTTGTTCGAGTCAGAGAAGCTAACAGGACGCAAGGTTAGCCAGAGATCCTGA
- the LOC108807365 gene encoding pectinesterase inhibitor 2-like, translating to MATAYMMNNLLVSCLMFFVMIGSLNAKPPDIKAICGKAKNTFFCTNYTKSITKTSAADIKTFATTILGSAQITAITGVTRYENLAKRPYPALEKEATACARLYKNTITSLGEATKSSRSGDGPGLKNKVSAAMLGPTRCQDRVAKFKADPSIPKLFKPTIYYKDDFEDFCDIVLVISDMM from the coding sequence atgGCGACAGCATACATGATGAACAACCTTCTTGTGTCTTGTCTGATGTTTTTTGTAATGATTGGTTCCTTAAACGCAAAACCTCCAGACATAAAAGCAATTTGCGGTAAAGCAAAAAACACATTCTTCTGCACAAACTACACGAAATCAATCACAAAGACTTCAGCTGCTGATATTAAAACGTTTGCAACGACCATTCTCGGCTCTGCACAAATAACCGCGATAACAGGTGTTACGAGGTATGAGAATCTTGCCAAGAGACCATACCCTGCTTTGGAGAAAGAAGCCACCGCGTGCGCGAGGCTGTACAAGAATACCATCACAAGTCTCGGTGAAGCTACGAAGAGCTCTAGATCAGGAGATGGTCCAGGTTTGAAAAACAAGGTTTCAGCAGCTATGCTAGGTCCTACAAGATGTCAAGATCGCGTGGCGAAGTTCAAAGCTGATCCGTCAATTCCCAAGCTTTTTAAACCTACTATCTATTACAAAGATGATTTTGAGGATTTTTGTGACATTGTTCTTGTCATCTCCGACATGATGTGA
- the LOC108807046 gene encoding uncharacterized protein LOC108807046, translating to MARETSSTQSYSEKWYWDDRYTNESDPFDWYQNYSSLSPLINLYLPPHPTHRSLVIGCGNSAFSEGMVDAGYEDVVNIDISSVVIDAMNKKHSHRPQLKYLKMDVRDMKAFVDASFDSVIDKGTLDSILCGSNSRQHSTQMLEEVWRVLKDKGVYILITYGAPNYRLRLLKESSRYWTTKLHVIDKSLTGQQPLETPRWELTKPIPLDDEGSSVESAIGKSPDVHYIYVCIKDEALKTETEAVLKS from the exons ATGGCGAGAGAGACGTCGTCGACGCAATCATACAGCGAGAAATGGTACTGGGACGACCGTTACACGAACGAATCAGATCCCTTCGATTGGTACCAAAACTATTCTTCATTGTCCCCTCTCATCAATCTCTACCTCCCTCCTCACCCTACTCACCGTTCCCTCGTCATCGGCTGCGGCAACTCAG CGTTCAGCGAGGGGATGGTGGATGCTGGGTACGAAGATGTAGTTAATATCGATATCTCCTCTGTTGTGATCGATGCCATGAACAAGAAACACTCCCACCGTCCTCAGCTCAAGT ATTTGAAGATGGATGTGCGTGATATGAAGGCTTTTGTAGATGCTTCCTTTGATTCTGTGATTGATAAAG GAACCTTAGACTCCATTTTG TGTGGGAGCAACTCGAGGCAACACTCAACGCAAATGCTTGAGGAGGTTTGGAG GGTACTCAAGGATAAAGGAGTCTACATCCTG ATTACATATGGAGCTCCGAATTATCGGCTTCGGCTGCTTAAAGAATCATCACGCTATTGGACTACGAAACTCCATGTGATAG ACAAAAGTTTGACAGGTCAACAACCATTAGAAACGCCAAGATGGGAACTGACTAAACCAATTCCTCTAGATGATGAGGGAAGTTCAGTGGAATCTGCAATTGGCAAAAGCCCTGATGTTCACTACATCTATGTCTGTATCAAG GATGAGGCGTTGAAGACGGAGACAGAGGCAGTTTTGAAGTCAtga
- the LOC130496278 gene encoding F-box/kelch-repeat protein At3g17530-like — protein sequence MVMMTDLPFDLENKILARVPKKSPSQWQTACKRWYTLRQDLLAKKHLAQAGREFILLLNTSVYSTIINLQDIRNNLDDLSMEFGGKLGSLQDSDDLKIHDIFYCKGLILCTMVGNQTLVVCNPCNGETRYVEPRTSYHKSDFYALGYKGSKSSCVNSYKILRYCRYDNMQLGRKVSEFEMYDFVSDSWRALDVDKDDWDITARGVSVKGNTYWVATKKDDQFILSFDFTRERFGFLPLPYESAGPGNFSSFEKHEDTAVLSVVRDEQLSVLHQYLHMDSSEMKIWVSNKIDTKKVAWAEFLVVDVVLLNIVSFLLDEEHKVAVCCSTEKDDEDDEDEEDDEDDEDDEDDDNEEEYTRIFIVGKNIERHVYSEGIIDGSWPHIMNYVPSQIHIVKKSTRKSKRIRITRRHEPEEGISARSVEETKVTPKAKPKAYRRF from the exons atggtgatgatgacCGACCTTCCATTTGATCTGGAAAACAAGATCCTCGCCCGTGTTCCGAAAAAGTCTCCATCACAATGGCAAACTGCGTGTAAACGATGGTACACTCTACGCCAAGATCTACTCGCCAAGAAGCACTTGGCTCAAGCAGGAAGAGAGTTCATCTTATTGTTGAATACTAGTGTTTATTCAACAATCATCAACCTCCAAGACATTCGTAACAACCTTGATGATCTGTCCATGGAGTTTGGAGGTAAACTTGGATCCTTACAAGATTCAGatgatttaaaaatacatgatattttttattgCAAGGGTTTGATCTTGTGCACTATGGTGGGAAACCAAACGCTCGTGGTTTGCAACCCTTGTAACGGTGAAACTAGGTATGTAGAACCTAGGACATCTTATCACAAATCTGATTTTTATGCTCTTGGATACAAAGGCAGCAAGTCTTCTTGTGTTAATAGCTACAAGATCTTGAGGTATTGTCGTTATGACAACATGCAACTGGGGCGTAAGGTTTCCGAGTTTGAAATGTATGACTTTGTGTCTGACTCGTGGAGGGCGTTAGATGTTGATAAGGATGATTGGGACATAACCGCTCGTGGCGTGTCTGTGAAAGGAAACACTTACTGGGTTGCTACAAAAAAGGACGACCAGTTCATTCTCAGCTTCGATTTCACGAGAGAGAGATTTGGGTTTCTCCCTCTTCCGTACGAGAGTGCTGGTCCTGGTAATTTCTCGAGTTTTGAGAAGCATGAAGATACCGCTGTTCTGTCAGTTGTTAGAGACGAACAGCTCTCGGTGTTACATCAATATCTTCATATGGATTCATCTGAGATGAAGATATGGGTGAGCAATAAGATTGACACCAAAAAGGTGGCGTGGGCCGAGTTCTTGGTAGTGGACGTCGTGTTGTTAAATATTGTCTCCTTCTTGTTGGATGAGGAGCATAAAGTGGCAGTGTGTTGTAGTACAGAAAaggatgatgaggatgatgaggatgaagaggatgatgaggatgatgaggatgatgaggatgatgataaCGAAGAAGAGTATACCAGGATTTTCATTGTTGGAAAGAATATAGAAAGACATGTTTATAGTGAAGGGATTATAGATGGATCATGGCCACATATCATGAATTACGTCCCAAGCCAAATTCACATTGTGAAGAAGAGTACGCGCAAAAGCAAAAGGATACGAATTACAAGGAG GCATGAACCGGAGGAAGGCATTTCTGCAAGAAGCGTTGAGGAAACAAAAGTGACACCCAAAGCAAAACCTAAAGCATATCGACGTTTCTAG
- the LOC108807366 gene encoding stress-response A/B barrel domain-containing protein HS1 — MRERAVSNRREKMEEAKGPVKHVLLAKFKDDVTPEKIDELIKGYANLVNLIEPMKAFHWGKDVSIENLHQGFTHIFESTFESKEAVAEYVAHPIHVEFATMFLGSLDKVLVIDYKPTSV; from the exons atgagagagagagcagTGAGCAATCGCAGGGAGAAAATGGAGGAAGCAAAGGGACCTGTGAAGCACGTTCTGCTTGCTAAGTTCAAAGATGACGTCACTCCAGAGAAGATCGATGAACTTATCAAAGGTTACGCTAATCTCGTCAATCTCATCGAACCTATGAAAGCTTTCCACTG ggGAAAAGATGTGAGCATAGAGAATCTGCATCAAGGTTTCACACACATCTTTGAATCCACGTTTGAGAGCAAAGAAGCTGTAGCTGAGTACGTTGCTCATCCTATTCACGTTGAGTTCGCCACCATGTTCCTTGGCAGCTTGGATAAAGTGTTGGTCATAGACTACAAGCCTACCTCTGTTTAA